GGATCATGGTCCCCAAGGGCGACGTGATCCAGGTTCTCGTGGTGGGCACGGGGCCACCGGTACGCGGGAAAAAGAAACCACGTCCCGCATAGATTCAACAGCGTCTGGAGTGTTACCCCCCAGCGATCACGAGTACAATTCAAATCAATCGGAGCGATATTTCTTCCCGGCAATCCGATTCAATTTTAATCTGCTCTCATTTTTTCTCTTGCCGAATTCACGCCATGTCCTCGCCACTCAAAGCCATGCGGGATCTCCTCCGTGACGATCCCCGCTACAAGCTCGAAGCCTATCAATTCATCCGTGAGTCGCTGCAATACGCCCACGAGAATCTCGACCGGATCGGCCCGTTGGGGTATTGCCACGGTGACGAGCCCGACGTTGACGCCCCGCGACACCTGACCGGGCAACAACTCTGCGAGGCATGTCGACTCTATGCGATCGATCAATATGGGTATCTCGCCCACATGGTCCTCGGACGCTGGGGGCTCCACTCGACAAGCGATTTTGGCGAGCTGGTTTACAACTTGATTCGCATTGAGCAGATGCGCAAAAGCGAGACC
This genomic window from Allorhodopirellula heiligendammensis contains:
- a CDS encoding Minf_1886 family protein, yielding MSSPLKAMRDLLRDDPRYKLEAYQFIRESLQYAHENLDRIGPLGYCHGDEPDVDAPRHLTGQQLCEACRLYAIDQYGYLAHMVLGRWGLHSTSDFGELVYNLIRIEQMRKSETDRREDFNDVYSFDQAFQPQFELVTDDAE